The genomic window AGGTCCTGCTGCACCGGCTGGGCGGGCGCGTCTCCCAGGAGGACGTGGCGGCCGCGCTGCACATGAGTCTGCGCACCATGCGCCGCCGCCTGGCCGACGAGGGCACGTCGTATCGCAGTCTGTGCAGCGAGACCTACGGCAACCTGGCCGAGGAGTTGCTGGCCACCGGCCTGACCGTCGAGGACGTCGCCTACCGCATGGGGTACTCGGGCGCGCCGAGCTTCTCCAACGCGTTCAAACAGTGGCGGGGCGTGTCTCCCGGCCGGTTCGCCCGCGCCGCCGCGGAACGGCACGGTCGACCCGTCTGACGCGGAAAACCGGTGGCCGAGAAAGGTTCCGCGCGCGTACCTTCGACCCTCGTAGTTCTCGACGGGGGAGGAAGAGTATGGAGGCGACGGTCACGGTGACCCCGGACCAGCTGCCGGAGTTGCTGCTGCACGTCGCTCTGGTGCGGCCGGTGTTTCTCTGGGGCGCCCCGGGTATCGGCAAGAGCTCGCTCGTGCGCTCGTTCGCTGAATCGCTCGGGCTCGAGTGCGTCACGCTGCTCGGTACCCAGCTCGCGCCGGAGGACCTGATCGGTGTGCCGCAGATCGTCGGCGACCGCAGCCGATTCGCGCCGCCCGAGCTCATCGCCAGGCCGACGCCGTACTGCCTGTTCCTGGACGAGCTGAACGCGGCGGCGCCGGAGGTGCAGAAGTCGTTCTACTCGCTGATCCTGGACCGCCGCATCGGCGGCTACGAGCTGCCCGCCGGTTCGGTGGTGATCGGCGCGGGCAACCGGGCCACCGACAACGCGCTGGCCCGTCCGATGGCCTCGGCGCTGGTCAACCGCATGGTGCACCTGCACCTGCGGGCCGACGTGGACGACTGGCTGAAGTGGGCCGCGCACAACGACATCCATCCCTGGGTGGTGCGCTACGTGACCCAGCGCCCCGATCACCTGTGGTCGGCGGCGCCCAAGACCGAGGCGCCCTTCTCGACCCCGCGCGGCTGGCACATGCTCTCCGACGCACTGCACTCCTGCGGCGACGATCTCGACGACACGCTGCTCGAGGTGCTCGCGGCGGGCACGTTGACCCACGCGCATGCCTCGGGGTTCCGCGCCTTCGTCAAGACCATCCGGCACGCCTACGATCTGGACGCCGTGATCAAGGGCGAGGCCGACTGGCCGCGCGATCCCGGCGACCGCGACCTGCTGTACTTCCTGTCCGAGACCTTCCGCGCCCGGCTCATCAAGGAACTGCCTGGCTCCCGCAAGCACGTGTCCGCCGCGCTGCACCGATTCGTGTTGCGGGCCAAGGCCATGCTCGTCGAGCTGGCCGAGATCTCGGTCGAATGCGCGCAATTGGTGATCGCCTCGGACGCCGACGGTGCGCCGGTGCTGCCCTCGTGGTTCCTGGTCGAGGTGACCCGCGACCTGCCGCGCCTGGCCGCGCGGCGGTAGCCGTGGGCGCCGCGCGCGGGAAGCGCCGCGCGACCGTCGACCCCTGGCGCCAAGCGGTGCTGGACGGCTGGGGCATGGTTCAGGCGCATCGTGCCTTCCGGTATCTGCCGGGTCGGCTCTACGAGCTCGACCCGCGTCGGACCTCGCCGGAGGTGTGGGCGCGCATCGCGGGCGCGGGCGTCGGTTACCACCCGAAGCGCCGCGCCGAAGCCGCCGAGTGGGCTTGGGTTTTCGCGCACTGCCTGCTGCACGCCGGGTTCGGTCACCTGGATCCGCGCGTGGCCGACCCGGCCGACATCGTCACCGACATCGATCTGACCGAGAGCTGGTCGATCGACGAGGCCGAACCACACCCCGCCTATCGCGCCGCCTGCTGCGCGGTCGTCGACCAGTATCTGACCACCATGAAGATCGGGCGCCGGCCGACCGAATTCCCCATCGCGCCGAGCATTTCCGACGAGCACGCGACGGCCGCGCGCTGGCGCGACACCGCCGTTCCCGTCGAATACCGGCGCGCCGACGAGCCGGACTTCCTGATCAGCGGCGCCGCCGCGGCCGAGCGCGCCGACGACCCGGCACGCTTCGCCGCGGGCATCGCCGCCGCCGCCCGCGACGCGTTGACCGTCGCGGGCGGCGAGCCGACCTCCGAGGGCCGTCGGCCCCAGCGCGCGTGGGAAGCGGCGCTGAGCTGGTTCGTCTCGTCCTATCCGCTGCTCGGCGCGCTGGCGGCCGGGATGACGCTCGTCGCCGACGCGGATCTGGCGCGCGGCTGGGACATCGCCATCGCCGCGGTCAACGCCGAGGCGGCGGAGATCTACGTCAACCCGCTGGCCGGGCTGAACGAGGAGGAGTGGCGCTTCGTGCTCGCGCACGAAATGCTGCACGCCGCACTGCGACACGGCGAACGCACCGCCTGGCGGGACCCGTACCTGTTCAACATCGCGTGCGACTACGTGGTGAACGGCTGGCTGGTGGAGCTGGGGGTCGGGATCATGCCCGAGGGCCTGCTGTACGACCCCGCGCTGAAAGGCTGCTCGGCGGAAGAGGTGTACGACCGTATCGCGACGGATCTGCGACGGCTGCGCAAGCTGGCCACGTTGCGCGGGCGCGGCCGCGGTGACGTGCTCGGCGAACCGCTTCCGCACTCCGGCGGCGCGGGCCGTTACGTCGACCTGGACGACTACTACCGCAACGCGCTGTCCACCGGCCTGGCCTATCACCTGAACAGTGGGCGCGGCTATCTTCCCGCCGCATTGGAAGAGGCGATCCGCGCCATGGACCAGCCGCCGCTGCCGTGGGACGCGCAGCTTGCGCACTGGTTCGACGAGCACGTCCCCTCGGTCGACAAGCGCCGCAGCTACGCCCGCGCTTCCCGCAGGCAGGCGCCCGGTATCCCGCGCCCGGCCTGGGTGCGGCCGGAGGAGAGCGCGCGGCTGCCGACCTTCGGCGTCGTGCTCGACACCTCGGGCTCGATGGACGCGGCGCTGCTCGGAAAAGGCTTGGGCGCTATCGCTTCCTACGCGCTGGCCAGGGACGTGCCGCGCGCCAGGGTGGTGTACTGCGACGCCGCGGCCTACGACGCCGGATATCTACCGGTCGAGGAGATCGCGCGCGGGGTGCGGGTGCGCGGCCGCGGCGGCACCGTCTTGCAGCCCGGGGTTCGGCTGCTCGAACGCGCCGACGACTTTCCCGCCGACGGACCGATTCTGATCATCACCGACGGCGCCTGCGATGTGCTGCGAGTGCGCCGCGAGCACGCCTACCTCGTGCCCGCGGGCGCGTCGCTGCCGTTTCGTCCGAATGGTCCGGTCTTCCGGATGCGATGAGCCGGGGTGTCCGTGACCGGGTCGGGAGTTCTCTCTCGGGAGTAGTGAGAAAGGGCATCCTAACCCGGTCCGGAATGCGAGCATGGAAGGGCAGTCTCACGATCGCCGCGGCGAAAGGTGGTGGGGTGTGGCCGAGTTCGTGCAGGATTACGCCGCGTTGCGGTGGTCGGTGGTGGCGGCGTTCTTGGTGACGTCGGCGATCGTGACGCTGCGGTTGGCGAGACCCGTTCGCGGGCATGTGGACTCGGAATCGGATGCCGCCCACTTGGTCATGTGCCTGATCATGCTGGTGATGCTGATCTTCCCGACCGAAGCGAGTCCGCACGCGGTGCGCGGCGTGCTGATCGCCATGACGGTCGCGTTCGGCGCGTTGCTGGTGAGCCGGATCGTGGAATGGCGCGCGGCGCGCGGCGCCGTGCCGGCGGGTCAGATCTTCGCGATCGGATATCACGCGCTCGCCGCCGCGGCCATGCTCTACGCGATGTCCGGGCATTCGGCCACCGGTCACGCGGGCCCGCCGCCTCTCGCGGCCTATGCGCTCGCCGCGCTCTTCGTCGCCGACGGGCTCACGGTGCTGTGCCTGCGCGGCGGTGGCTGGCACCGGCTCGCGCACCCGGTCGGCGCGGTCGGGTCGGCGGCCGTCGTGCCGCACGTGGTGATGGATCTCGGTATGGCGTACATGCTCGTCGCCGCGGCGCTCGGATGAGGCCGGGAATCAGAGTTCTACGACGGTGTCGGCGACGACCCGTCCGCCGAGGCGCACCCAGCCGTCGGAGTCCCACTCGGTGAACAACTGCGAGCCCTGTCCCTGCGTGATGATCAGACTGCGGCGCAGCAGAGCGGTGAGCGCGACGGCTGCCGCGCCGGTGGCTTCGTCCTCCTCGATGCCCATGGTGGGGGCGAACATTCGCGAGCGCACCGTGGCACGGTGCTCCTCGGTCCAGCACCACAGGTAGTGCGGTCCGCCGGGGAACTCCTCGGGACGCAGCGTGGCCAGCTCGTCGAGGCTGTCGAGCTGGTGGAAGGTGAAGTCCGGCGCCCACTCGCCGCGCGCCTTGATCCAGGTGAGCCCGTCGGCCAGCTCGACGGGCACCGGCCCGGCGGGCATGTCCAGCACCCGCACGGGGATGCCCTGTTCGGCGAGCCACCACGCGGTGCCGACCGACGGATGCCCGGCGAACGGCAGTTCGATGGCCGGGGTGTAGATCCGCATGCGGGCAATCTCGTCGACCGGGTCCTCGACCACGACCGTCTCGCTGTATCCGGCCCGCGCCGCGAGGGCCTGCGGATCGGCCTCGCCGACGTCCTTCGCACGGGCGATGCCCAGTGGATTGCCGAGGCGTCCGGTCGCATCCGTGAATACGCGCACCACCTCGACCCGTGTGCCCATGGCTTCCGGTTCATCCTGTGTGCCCATGCACGCGAGCCTACCGGCTCCGACCCTCGGCTACCGGAGAGCAAACGTGGCGCTGGTCACTCCTCGGCGGGGCCCGGTCGAGGTGGAAAAAGCCGAAAGCCCCGTCCGAGCGAAGACGGGGCTTTCGGGCCGTCGCGGCGTCAGACCGACGCGGCGGCGAGCGTCTCGGTGGACTGCACGGCCTGGCCGACACCGGCCACGATGGCGGCGGCGCGCAGCGACTCGAAGATCACCTCGCGGGAGACACCGGCCTCGCGCAGGGTGTGCTCGTGCGCCTCCAGGCAGTGGGCGCAGCCGTTGATCGAGGAGACCGCGAAGGACCACAGCTCGAAATCGGCCTTGTCGACGCCGGGCGTGCCGATGATCTGCATGCGCAGACCGGCCCGCAGGTCGTCGTAGCGGCCGCCGAGGAACGCCTTGCCCCGGTAGAACACGTTGTTCATGCCCATGATCGAGGCGGCGCCGAGCGCGGCGTTGTACGCCTCCGCCGACAGGACGTCGGCGGCTTCCTCGGCGATCTCGCGCAGCGTGGTCGCCGACCGGGTCGCGGCCGCCGACGCGAGCAGGGTGCCCCACAGCTGCTGTTCGTTCAGCACGGTGGTGCGCGCGATCGATGACAAGTTGAGCTTGAGGTCCTTGGCGTACTCGGGAAGGGAGTTCTTCAGGTTCTCAATGCTCATTCGACGTTTCCTCTGTGTGTATCAGGCCCGCGGGCGCGGGGACGTTCTCGAAGACGCTCCCCGCGGGAGCGGGGAGCGGGATCTGTTCGGCGAGTGGGTCTTCCGGATCAGACGCTGGCGGTGAGGAGCTCACCCGCGTTGATGGTCGGGTCGCCCTTCTTCCAGTTGCAGGCGCACAGCTCGTCGGACTGCAGGGCGTCGAGCACCCGCAGCACCTCGTCGACGTTGCGGCCGACGGAACCGGCGGTGACCGAGACGAACTGGACCTCGTTGTTCGGGTCGACGATGAACGTCGCGCGGTCGGCGACGCCGTCGGCGTTGAGGACGCCGGTGGCGGTGACCAGTTCGCGCTTGAGGTCCGACAGCATCGGGAAGGGGAGGGTCTTCAGATCCTCGTGCTGCGCGCGCCACTGGAAGTGCACGAATTCGTTGTCCACCGAGACGCCGAGCACCTGCGCGTCGCGGTCGGCGAACTCCTCGTTCAGCTTGCCGAACGCGGCGATCTCGGTCGGGCAGACGAAGGTGAAGTCCTTCGGCCAGAAGAAGACGATCCGCCACTTGCCCGCGTGATCGTCGCTGGTGACCTGGGTGAAGTAGTCGTCAGGCTGCTGAGCGTCGACCTTCGACAGGTCACCGCCGATGACCGCGGTGAGGTTGTATGCCGGGAACTGGTCGCCGATGGTCAGCAGGGCCATGCTTTGTCTCCTCGTCCTTCGTGGGGTTTTTGGGCGTGCGAAGTTCTTCTGTGATCTTGCACAAAGGGCAGTGAAAGGTAAAGGTGATCAGTCGCACTACACTGATAGGCGTGACTGATCAGACTTATCAGCCGACACTTTCGCAGCTGCGTGCGTTCGTGGCGATCGCGGAATACCGGCATTTCGGCACCGCGGCCGCCCGGCTCAATGTGAGCCAGCCCACGTTATCGCAGGCATTGGCCGCGCTCGAAAACGGACTGGGGCTGCAGCTGATCGAGCGCAGCACGCGCCGGGTTCTGGTCACCGCGGCGGGGATGCGGTTGCTGCCGCAGGCGATGGCGACGCTGGAGGCCGCCGACCGCTTCGTCGCCTCGGCCACCGGCGACGGACTCGGCGGCACGTTGCGGATGGGGATCATCCCGACCGTCGCGCCCTACGTGCTACCCGCTTTGCTGCCCGAGCTGCGCAAGCGGCTACCCGCGCTGGTGCCGCAGGTCGTCGAGGACCAGACCGCGCGTTTGCTGGAGGGATTGCGCACCGGCGTGCTCGACGTCGCGCTGCTCGCACTGCCCACCGAGAACTCGGGGTTGGTGGAGATTCCGCTCTACACCGAGGAATTCGTGCTGGTGACCCCGCGCGGCCACGCGCTGGCCGGGCGCAAGGACATCGCGCCC from Nocardia bhagyanarayanae includes these protein-coding regions:
- a CDS encoding AAA family ATPase, which gives rise to MEATVTVTPDQLPELLLHVALVRPVFLWGAPGIGKSSLVRSFAESLGLECVTLLGTQLAPEDLIGVPQIVGDRSRFAPPELIARPTPYCLFLDELNAAAPEVQKSFYSLILDRRIGGYELPAGSVVIGAGNRATDNALARPMASALVNRMVHLHLRADVDDWLKWAAHNDIHPWVVRYVTQRPDHLWSAAPKTEAPFSTPRGWHMLSDALHSCGDDLDDTLLEVLAAGTLTHAHASGFRAFVKTIRHAYDLDAVIKGEADWPRDPGDRDLLYFLSETFRARLIKELPGSRKHVSAALHRFVLRAKAMLVELAEISVECAQLVIASDADGAPVLPSWFLVEVTRDLPRLAARR
- a CDS encoding vWA domain-containing protein, producing MGAARGKRRATVDPWRQAVLDGWGMVQAHRAFRYLPGRLYELDPRRTSPEVWARIAGAGVGYHPKRRAEAAEWAWVFAHCLLHAGFGHLDPRVADPADIVTDIDLTESWSIDEAEPHPAYRAACCAVVDQYLTTMKIGRRPTEFPIAPSISDEHATAARWRDTAVPVEYRRADEPDFLISGAAAAERADDPARFAAGIAAAARDALTVAGGEPTSEGRRPQRAWEAALSWFVSSYPLLGALAAGMTLVADADLARGWDIAIAAVNAEAAEIYVNPLAGLNEEEWRFVLAHEMLHAALRHGERTAWRDPYLFNIACDYVVNGWLVELGVGIMPEGLLYDPALKGCSAEEVYDRIATDLRRLRKLATLRGRGRGDVLGEPLPHSGGAGRYVDLDDYYRNALSTGLAYHLNSGRGYLPAALEEAIRAMDQPPLPWDAQLAHWFDEHVPSVDKRRSYARASRRQAPGIPRPAWVRPEESARLPTFGVVLDTSGSMDAALLGKGLGAIASYALARDVPRARVVYCDAAAYDAGYLPVEEIARGVRVRGRGGTVLQPGVRLLERADDFPADGPILIITDGACDVLRVRREHAYLVPAGASLPFRPNGPVFRMR
- a CDS encoding DUF5134 domain-containing protein yields the protein MAEFVQDYAALRWSVVAAFLVTSAIVTLRLARPVRGHVDSESDAAHLVMCLIMLVMLIFPTEASPHAVRGVLIAMTVAFGALLVSRIVEWRAARGAVPAGQIFAIGYHALAAAAMLYAMSGHSATGHAGPPPLAAYALAALFVADGLTVLCLRGGGWHRLAHPVGAVGSAAVVPHVVMDLGMAYMLVAAALG
- a CDS encoding PhzF family phenazine biosynthesis protein, whose translation is MGTRVEVVRVFTDATGRLGNPLGIARAKDVGEADPQALAARAGYSETVVVEDPVDEIARMRIYTPAIELPFAGHPSVGTAWWLAEQGIPVRVLDMPAGPVPVELADGLTWIKARGEWAPDFTFHQLDSLDELATLRPEEFPGGPHYLWCWTEEHRATVRSRMFAPTMGIEEDEATGAAAVALTALLRRSLIITQGQGSQLFTEWDSDGWVRLGGRVVADTVVEL
- a CDS encoding carboxymuconolactone decarboxylase family protein, translated to MSIENLKNSLPEYAKDLKLNLSSIARTTVLNEQQLWGTLLASAAATRSATTLREIAEEAADVLSAEAYNAALGAASIMGMNNVFYRGKAFLGGRYDDLRAGLRMQIIGTPGVDKADFELWSFAVSSINGCAHCLEAHEHTLREAGVSREVIFESLRAAAIVAGVGQAVQSTETLAAASV
- a CDS encoding peroxiredoxin, whose amino-acid sequence is MALLTIGDQFPAYNLTAVIGGDLSKVDAQQPDDYFTQVTSDDHAGKWRIVFFWPKDFTFVCPTEIAAFGKLNEEFADRDAQVLGVSVDNEFVHFQWRAQHEDLKTLPFPMLSDLKRELVTATGVLNADGVADRATFIVDPNNEVQFVSVTAGSVGRNVDEVLRVLDALQSDELCACNWKKGDPTINAGELLTASV
- a CDS encoding hydrogen peroxide-inducible genes activator, encoding MTDQTYQPTLSQLRAFVAIAEYRHFGTAAARLNVSQPTLSQALAALENGLGLQLIERSTRRVLVTAAGMRLLPQAMATLEAADRFVASATGDGLGGTLRMGIIPTVAPYVLPALLPELRKRLPALVPQVVEDQTARLLEGLRTGVLDVALLALPTENSGLVEIPLYTEEFVLVTPRGHALAGRKDIAPAVLGTLPLLLLDEGHCLRDQTLDLCRSVDVHPGAVGDTRAASLATVVQCVAGGLGVTLIPEMAVTAETARGTLETARFADPAPGRTIGLAFRASSARSDDYEYLAAIIRAQRPM